In Anaerolineae bacterium, a single genomic region encodes these proteins:
- the tuf gene encoding elongation factor Tu (EF-Tu; promotes GTP-dependent binding of aminoacyl-tRNA to the A-site of ribosomes during protein biosynthesis; when the tRNA anticodon matches the mRNA codon, GTP hydrolysis results; the inactive EF-Tu-GDP leaves the ribosome and release of GDP is promoted by elongation factor Ts; many prokaryotes have two copies of the gene encoding EF-Tu) encodes MAKFERTKPHVNIGTIGHVDHGKTTLTAAITKVLAMKGWANF; translated from the coding sequence ATGGCCAAGTTTGAGCGTACGAAGCCGCATGTGAATATTGGGACGATCGGGCATGTAGATCATGGCAAGACGACCCTGACGGCGGCGATCACCAAAGTGCTGGCGATGAAGGGGTGGGCCAATTTCC